Proteins encoded by one window of Halorubrum ruber:
- a CDS encoding digeranylgeranylglycerophospholipid reductase, giving the protein MVDRYDVAVAGAGPAGAQCARDLATRDYDVVVLETESEDEFPRQSNKSTAGTFPSMMSSFGIPDDVVMSYTDDVVLESPNEYYESYQPGAVLEFAEFKRFLVEDGRDNGAEYRFDARVSRPILDDDGVIEGVRYNGDEEVYADVVIDATGPAAPLASALDVVDLERENQAIGIEYEMEGVEMNHPEYADLRRAMMLRLDHNIAPGGYSWIFATGEDTAKVGLCYIQNDRHREFAEAGKTVDGYLDDWVSRDPRFADAEQIDEKVHRGSAHIQRPGQMHTDRFIAIGDTVPSIDPLWGEGIHKGMKSARAAAATVDRCLTDSERRIDAESLAVYETLWHRDVAPRAESRLALTELLYLAPNERYDRLMRDLQKTDDDILAKANRGEKAGMARLLHLDDVPLLAKYARERFGV; this is encoded by the coding sequence ATGGTTGATCGCTACGACGTCGCTGTCGCCGGGGCCGGTCCGGCGGGCGCGCAGTGCGCCCGCGACCTGGCGACGCGCGACTACGACGTCGTCGTCTTGGAGACGGAGTCGGAAGACGAGTTCCCGCGACAGAGCAACAAGTCGACGGCGGGCACGTTCCCGTCGATGATGTCCTCCTTCGGGATCCCCGACGACGTCGTGATGTCGTACACCGACGACGTCGTGTTGGAGTCGCCAAACGAGTACTACGAGAGCTACCAGCCGGGGGCGGTGTTGGAGTTCGCCGAGTTCAAGCGGTTCCTCGTCGAGGACGGCCGCGACAACGGCGCGGAGTACCGCTTCGACGCGCGCGTCTCGCGACCGATCCTCGACGACGACGGGGTCATCGAAGGGGTTCGGTACAACGGCGACGAGGAGGTGTACGCCGACGTCGTGATCGACGCCACCGGGCCGGCCGCGCCGCTCGCGAGCGCGCTCGACGTCGTCGACCTTGAACGCGAAAATCAGGCAATCGGCATCGAGTACGAGATGGAGGGCGTCGAGATGAACCATCCCGAGTACGCGGACCTCCGGCGCGCGATGATGCTGCGCTTGGACCACAACATCGCGCCCGGCGGCTACTCGTGGATCTTCGCCACCGGCGAGGACACCGCGAAGGTCGGCCTCTGTTACATCCAGAACGACCGCCACCGCGAGTTCGCCGAGGCGGGCAAGACCGTCGACGGCTACCTCGACGACTGGGTGAGCCGCGACCCGCGGTTCGCCGACGCCGAACAGATCGACGAGAAGGTCCACCGCGGCTCGGCGCACATCCAGCGCCCGGGACAGATGCACACGGACCGGTTCATCGCGATCGGCGATACGGTCCCCTCGATCGACCCGCTGTGGGGCGAGGGGATCCACAAGGGGATGAAGTCCGCCCGCGCCGCCGCGGCGACCGTCGACCGCTGTCTCACCGACTCGGAGCGGCGCATCGACGCGGAGAGCCTCGCGGTGTACGAGACGCTGTGGCACCGCGACGTGGCGCCGCGCGCGGAGTCGCGGCTGGCGCTCACGGAGCTGCTGTACCTCGCGCCCAACGAGCGGTACGACCGGTTGATGCGCGACCTCCAGAAGACCGACGACGACATCTTAGCGAAGGCGAACCGCGGCGAGAAGGCGGGGATGGCCCGGCTGCTCCACCTCGACGACGTCCCGCTGCTCGCGAAGTACGCCCGCGAGCGGTTCGGGGTCTGA
- a CDS encoding 2-oxoacid:ferredoxin oxidoreductase subunit beta yields MSSEIRFTDFKSDKQPTWCPGCGDFGTMNGMMKALAETGNDPDNTFVVAGIGCSGKIGTYMHSYALHGVHGRALPVGTGVKMARPDIEVMVAGGDGDGYSIGAGHFVHAVRRNVDMTYVVMDNRIYGLTKGQASPTSREDFETSTSPEGPKQPPVNPHALALASGATFIAQSFSSDALRHQEIIQEAIEHDGFGFVNVYSPCVTFNDVDTYDYFRDSLVDLKEEEHDPTSREDAKDVILDNEKEHQGVIYKDESSVPYHEQHGVDEDMSVIPDGAPESATDLVREFY; encoded by the coding sequence ATGAGCTCAGAGATTCGATTCACCGACTTCAAGTCCGACAAGCAGCCGACGTGGTGCCCGGGATGCGGCGACTTCGGGACGATGAACGGGATGATGAAGGCGCTCGCGGAGACGGGGAACGACCCCGACAACACCTTCGTCGTCGCCGGCATCGGCTGTTCCGGCAAGATCGGCACGTACATGCACAGCTACGCGCTCCACGGCGTTCACGGGCGCGCGCTCCCCGTCGGGACCGGCGTCAAGATGGCGCGGCCTGACATCGAAGTGATGGTCGCCGGCGGCGACGGCGACGGCTACTCCATCGGCGCGGGCCACTTCGTCCACGCCGTCCGGCGCAACGTCGACATGACGTACGTCGTGATGGACAACCGCATCTACGGGCTGACGAAGGGACAGGCCTCCCCGACCTCCCGCGAGGACTTCGAGACGTCGACGAGCCCCGAGGGGCCGAAGCAGCCCCCGGTGAACCCGCACGCGCTGGCGCTCGCCTCGGGCGCGACGTTCATCGCGCAGTCGTTCTCCTCGGACGCGCTCCGCCACCAGGAGATAATTCAGGAGGCGATCGAGCACGACGGGTTCGGCTTCGTCAACGTCTACTCGCCGTGCGTCACCTTCAACGACGTCGACACGTACGACTACTTCCGCGACTCGCTGGTCGACCTGAAGGAGGAAGAGCACGACCCGACCTCCCGCGAGGACGCGAAGGACGTCATCCTCGACAACGAGAAGGAACACCAGGGCGTCATCTACAAAGACGAGTCGTCGGTGCCGTACCACGAGCAGCACGGCGTCGACGAGGACATGTCGGTCATCCCGGACGGCGCTCCCGAGAGCGCGACCGACCTCGTCCGCGAGTTCTACTGA
- a CDS encoding 2-oxoacid:acceptor oxidoreductase subunit alpha, producing the protein MAADFNWAVGGEAGDGIDSTGKIFAQALSRAGRHVFTSKDFASRIRGGYTAYKVRTSVDKVQSVVDRLDVLIALTPRTIEENLDELHEGSVIIYDGERTTMQDVEIPEEMIGLDVPLKSLAEEAGGAIMRNVVALGAACEVAEFPIENLDSALEKRFKDKGQKLVDNNKEAARAGQSYVADEYDHEFDYDLETTDEDYVLLNGDEAIGMGAIAAGCRFYAGYPITPATDVMTYLTGRIERYGGHVVQAEDELSAINMALGAARGGARAMTATSGPGIDLMTETFGLIATSETPLVICNVMRSGPSTGMPTKQEQGDLNQMLYGGHGEVPRFVLAPTTIDECFWKTVEAFNLAEKYQLPVYLTADLSMAVTEQTFSPETFDMDEVEVDRGNVVDETTIDDHMSESGGFQPHEITDDGISPRAFPGTADGAHMSTGLEHDEQGRRTEDTDMRVAQVDKRNRKVETAREREDWSPREFGDEDADDLVITWGSNEGALAEAVEILDEEGQDVRVLSVPYIFPRPDLSADVEAAETTVVVECNERGQFADLVEHDVLERVDRVNKYNGVRFKADELAAEIKSTLAEGVEA; encoded by the coding sequence ATGGCCGCGGATTTCAACTGGGCTGTCGGCGGAGAGGCCGGCGACGGCATCGACTCGACGGGGAAGATCTTCGCACAGGCGCTTTCCCGCGCGGGTCGGCACGTGTTCACGTCGAAGGACTTCGCATCGCGGATCCGAGGCGGGTACACCGCCTACAAGGTGCGGACCTCCGTCGACAAGGTACAGAGCGTCGTTGACCGACTCGACGTGCTCATCGCGTTGACCCCCCGGACGATCGAGGAGAACCTCGACGAGCTCCACGAGGGGTCGGTGATCATCTACGACGGCGAGCGGACCACGATGCAAGACGTCGAGATCCCCGAGGAGATGATCGGGCTCGACGTGCCGCTCAAGAGCCTGGCCGAGGAGGCCGGCGGAGCGATCATGCGGAACGTCGTCGCGCTCGGCGCCGCCTGCGAGGTGGCGGAGTTCCCCATCGAGAACCTCGACTCCGCCCTCGAAAAGCGGTTCAAGGACAAAGGGCAGAAGCTCGTCGACAACAACAAGGAGGCCGCGCGCGCCGGGCAGTCGTACGTCGCCGACGAGTACGACCACGAGTTCGACTACGACCTCGAGACCACCGACGAGGACTACGTCCTCCTCAACGGCGACGAGGCCATCGGCATGGGCGCCATCGCGGCCGGCTGCCGCTTCTACGCCGGCTACCCGATCACGCCCGCGACCGACGTGATGACGTACCTCACCGGGCGCATCGAGCGGTACGGCGGCCACGTCGTCCAGGCGGAAGACGAGCTGTCCGCGATCAACATGGCGCTGGGCGCGGCCCGCGGCGGCGCCCGCGCGATGACGGCGACCTCCGGGCCGGGGATCGACCTGATGACCGAGACGTTCGGACTCATCGCCACCTCGGAGACGCCGCTCGTCATCTGTAACGTGATGCGCTCGGGCCCCTCGACGGGGATGCCGACGAAACAGGAGCAGGGCGACTTAAACCAGATGCTGTACGGCGGCCACGGCGAGGTGCCGCGGTTCGTCCTCGCGCCGACGACGATCGACGAGTGCTTCTGGAAGACGGTCGAGGCGTTCAACCTCGCCGAGAAGTACCAGCTCCCCGTCTACCTCACCGCCGACCTCTCGATGGCGGTCACCGAGCAGACGTTCTCCCCGGAGACCTTCGACATGGACGAGGTGGAGGTCGACCGCGGCAACGTCGTCGACGAGACGACGATCGACGACCACATGAGCGAGTCGGGCGGCTTCCAGCCCCACGAGATCACCGACGACGGGATCTCGCCGCGGGCGTTCCCCGGCACCGCCGACGGCGCGCACATGTCCACCGGCCTCGAACACGACGAGCAGGGCCGCCGGACGGAGGACACCGACATGCGCGTCGCGCAGGTCGACAAGCGCAACCGGAAGGTGGAGACGGCCCGCGAGCGCGAGGACTGGAGCCCGCGCGAGTTCGGCGATGAAGACGCCGACGACCTCGTCATCACGTGGGGGTCGAACGAGGGCGCGCTCGCAGAGGCGGTCGAGATCCTCGACGAGGAGGGGCAGGACGTGCGGGTCCTCTCGGTCCCGTACATCTTCCCGCGACCGGACCTCTCGGCGGACGTCGAGGCGGCCGAGACGACGGTCGTCGTCGAGTGTAACGAGCGGGGGCAGTTCGCGGACCTCGTCGAGCACGACGTGCTCGAACGGGTCGACCGCGTGAACAAGTACAACGGCGTGCGGTTCAAGGCCGACGAACTCGCAGCGGAAATCAAGTCGACCCTCGCGGAGGGGGTGGAGGCGTAA
- a CDS encoding FAD-dependent oxidoreductase, whose protein sequence is MDTTATVEAVEAVGPDTYALRFRAPEGFAAEPGQFVKLGTEIDGESVARFYTLSSPRVGETFEVTVGIDPEEGGDFSAFLSDAEAGTEMTLSGPFGDQHYDGEPRAVVIAGGPGIGPAVAIAERALDEGAEAAVVYRDDDVAHADRIDSLRERGADIRLLDADEPLTDAVADVLTGADGETVFVYGFADLVADAEAAVDAAGGDADAAKVENFG, encoded by the coding sequence ATGGACACGACAGCGACGGTCGAGGCGGTCGAGGCGGTCGGCCCCGACACGTACGCCCTCCGCTTCCGCGCGCCCGAGGGGTTCGCCGCCGAACCCGGACAGTTCGTGAAGCTCGGCACCGAGATCGACGGCGAGTCGGTCGCGCGCTTCTACACCCTCTCGTCGCCCCGCGTCGGCGAGACGTTCGAGGTCACGGTCGGCATCGACCCCGAGGAGGGCGGCGACTTCTCGGCGTTCCTCTCGGACGCCGAGGCCGGCACCGAGATGACCCTCTCCGGCCCGTTCGGCGACCAGCACTACGACGGCGAGCCCCGCGCGGTCGTGATCGCGGGCGGGCCCGGGATCGGCCCCGCGGTCGCCATCGCGGAGCGCGCGCTCGACGAGGGCGCCGAGGCGGCGGTCGTCTACCGCGACGACGACGTCGCGCACGCCGACCGGATCGATTCCCTCCGCGAGCGCGGCGCCGATATTCGGCTCCTCGACGCAGACGAGCCCCTGACCGACGCCGTCGCCGACGTCCTCACCGGCGCGGACGGTGAGACCGTGTTCGTCTACGGGTTCGCGGACCTCGTCGCCGACGCGGAGGCCGCGGTCGACGCGGCCGGGGGCGACGCGGACGCCGCGAAGGTCGAGAACTTCGGATAG
- a CDS encoding aldo/keto reductase gives MDYRQLGNTGLSVSELCFGTWRFGRETNGVVETGREESHELLDAAADRGINFIDTANVYGNPNGTSEEYIGEWLADRDREDYVIASKVYFPFDGRGEPGPNDSGLGRKHIRAQIESTLDRLDTDYLDVYYIHRWDEETPIEETMRALDELVAEGKVHHLGASTMAAWQLTKAQWTADINDYASFDVVQPLHHAGYYEDVSEYLDVCVDQDLAVCPYSPLAGGFLTGKYERADPDDPEKVIAPDGSRASFDDRFERFYLSERGWKVLDAVRDVADELDATPAQVALAWLTEWDEFTCVPIVGARTVDQLDENVAAADLDLSDEQWDRIMDARYAPDGSLWGH, from the coding sequence ATGGACTACCGACAACTCGGGAACACGGGACTCAGCGTCTCGGAGCTCTGCTTCGGGACGTGGCGGTTCGGACGCGAGACGAACGGCGTCGTGGAGACGGGCCGCGAGGAGTCGCACGAACTGCTCGACGCGGCCGCGGACCGCGGGATCAACTTCATCGACACGGCCAACGTCTACGGCAACCCGAACGGGACGAGCGAGGAGTACATCGGCGAGTGGCTCGCCGACCGCGACCGCGAGGACTACGTGATCGCCTCGAAGGTGTACTTCCCGTTCGACGGGCGCGGCGAGCCGGGACCCAACGACTCCGGGCTCGGTCGGAAGCACATCCGCGCGCAGATCGAGAGCACCCTCGACCGGCTCGACACGGACTACCTCGACGTCTACTACATCCACCGCTGGGACGAGGAGACGCCGATCGAGGAGACGATGCGCGCGCTCGACGAGTTAGTCGCCGAGGGGAAAGTGCACCACCTCGGCGCGTCGACGATGGCGGCCTGGCAGCTGACGAAGGCGCAGTGGACCGCCGACATCAACGACTACGCGAGCTTCGACGTGGTCCAGCCGCTCCACCACGCGGGCTACTACGAGGACGTGAGCGAGTACCTCGACGTCTGTGTCGATCAGGATCTGGCCGTCTGCCCGTACTCCCCGCTCGCGGGCGGGTTCCTCACCGGGAAGTACGAGCGCGCCGATCCCGACGACCCCGAGAAGGTGATCGCGCCCGACGGCTCGCGCGCGAGCTTCGACGACCGGTTCGAGCGCTTCTACCTCTCCGAGCGCGGCTGGAAGGTGCTCGACGCGGTCCGCGACGTGGCGGACGAGCTCGACGCGACGCCCGCGCAGGTCGCGCTGGCGTGGCTCACCGAGTGGGACGAGTTCACCTGCGTCCCTATCGTCGGCGCGCGGACGGTCGACCAGCTCGACGAGAACGTCGCGGCCGCCGACCTCGACCTCTCCGACGAGCAGTGGGACCGGATCATGGACGCGCGCTACGCCCCCGACGGGAGCCTCTGGGGGCACTGA
- a CDS encoding DUF7548 family protein: MDLRVVSRRVGIAAAVVTVVALVAPYAVITGPEYTSQLAAYYASGVVGWGGIALFALLSAVVIASVERGNVDPGTLAGVAVVLGLATTASAASWALAVEPSPVFRDHLWLVWHARAVVALSVPVPLAAAVYARELLS, from the coding sequence ATGGACCTCCGCGTCGTCTCGCGTCGCGTCGGGATCGCCGCCGCCGTCGTCACCGTCGTCGCGCTCGTCGCGCCGTACGCGGTCATCACTGGGCCGGAGTACACGAGCCAGCTCGCGGCGTACTACGCGTCCGGCGTCGTCGGGTGGGGCGGGATCGCGCTGTTCGCACTGCTCTCCGCGGTCGTCATCGCCTCCGTCGAGCGGGGGAACGTCGACCCCGGGACGCTCGCGGGCGTGGCGGTCGTCCTCGGGCTCGCGACGACCGCCAGCGCGGCCAGTTGGGCGCTCGCGGTTGAGCCGAGCCCGGTGTTCCGCGACCACCTCTGGCTGGTGTGGCACGCGCGCGCCGTTGTCGCGCTCTCCGTCCCCGTGCCGCTCGCCGCCGCGGTGTACGCTCGGGAGCTGCTGTCGTAG
- a CDS encoding GNAT family N-acetyltransferase, which produces MYVRDAKNRDEAWLLDAIEQLGLDDVAFRSRDYVIAVDEESGDRAGFGRLRLHRGDEDEENRIELTGIGVLPEWRDRGVGAHVVERLVDTAAADGFETVYVLTDQPEYLAQFGFERVDTDDLPPALGERLTEKREFLGGGVVGLRLAVDAFEMPNRFRTAFKDAEPTGDDEPEESAEDFGIDPDSATYKYDTGR; this is translated from the coding sequence ATGTACGTCCGCGACGCCAAGAACCGTGACGAGGCGTGGTTGTTGGACGCGATCGAGCAGCTGGGGCTCGACGACGTCGCCTTCCGGTCACGGGACTACGTGATCGCGGTCGATGAGGAGTCCGGCGACCGGGCCGGGTTCGGCCGGCTCCGCCTCCACCGCGGCGACGAGGACGAAGAGAACCGGATCGAGCTCACGGGCATCGGTGTCCTCCCCGAGTGGCGCGACCGCGGCGTCGGGGCGCACGTCGTCGAGCGCCTCGTCGACACCGCGGCGGCGGACGGGTTCGAGACGGTGTACGTGCTCACCGACCAGCCCGAATACCTCGCGCAGTTCGGCTTCGAGCGCGTCGACACCGACGACCTCCCGCCCGCGCTCGGAGAGCGCCTCACCGAGAAGCGGGAGTTCCTCGGCGGCGGGGTCGTCGGCCTCCGGCTCGCGGTCGACGCGTTCGAGATGCCGAACCGTTTCCGGACGGCGTTCAAAGACGCTGAGCCGACCGGCGACGACGAGCCGGAGGAGTCCGCCGAGGACTTCGGCATCGACCCGGACTCGGCGACCTACAAGTACGACACCGGACGCTAA
- the ligA gene encoding ATP-dependent DNA ligase LigA, giving the protein MEFAALAERAERVAANDGDIETTLAVADLLADAGAADRDEDDGTEPDGSTDDLPVVVRFLLGRVFPAHDTRTLDVGPALCREAIARAAGQNVSAADVEDRLAERGEIGAVAAEYDFGGQQGLAAFGSGRDALTVAALDAELRDLAAESGDGSESRKRDALFGLFTRCSPSEAAFLARLVLGEMRLGVGEGTVRDAVAEAFLVRDETPKDADAEAADEPRLAAPEDAVAAVERALQVTNDYGRVAVRARDEGLAGLREESLRVGRPVQAMLAQAGTATDAVDAFGEVAVETKFDGARVQVHYDPGTDGDSALGPRLYSRNMDDVTEALPEIVEFVAERVDVPAILDGEVVAVDEEGNPLPFQEVLRRFRRKHDVDRMRETVSLRLHAFDCLHADGDDLLDRPLRDRHERLRRVLPDAAADLTLADDPRAIAAAERTALDAGHEGVMLKNPDAAYTPGDRGRDWLKRKPDVETLDAVVVGAEWGEGRRAELFGTFLLAVRAEDDASDAPDRDAADRDDDDLAPAGYATVGKVATGITDEALADLTERLEPHVVDETGTTVAFDPELVVEVGYEDIQTSPTYSAGYALRFPRFVGVREDKGVDDADSLARVRRLAGDD; this is encoded by the coding sequence ATGGAGTTCGCCGCGCTGGCTGAACGGGCGGAACGGGTGGCCGCGAACGACGGCGACATCGAGACGACGCTCGCGGTCGCCGACCTGCTCGCGGACGCCGGCGCCGCCGACAGGGACGAGGACGACGGCACCGAGCCCGACGGCTCGACCGACGACCTCCCCGTCGTCGTCCGGTTCCTCCTCGGCCGCGTCTTTCCCGCTCACGACACCCGGACCCTCGACGTCGGCCCCGCGCTCTGTCGCGAGGCCATCGCCCGCGCCGCGGGCCAGAACGTCTCCGCGGCGGACGTCGAGGACCGCCTCGCGGAGCGCGGCGAGATCGGGGCCGTCGCGGCCGAATACGACTTCGGCGGGCAACAGGGGCTCGCCGCGTTCGGGAGCGGCCGCGACGCGCTCACGGTGGCCGCGCTCGACGCGGAACTGCGCGACCTCGCGGCCGAGAGCGGCGACGGCAGCGAGTCGCGCAAGCGGGACGCGCTGTTCGGCCTGTTCACGCGCTGTTCGCCGAGCGAGGCGGCGTTCCTCGCCCGGCTCGTCCTCGGCGAGATGCGGCTCGGCGTCGGCGAGGGGACCGTCCGGGACGCGGTCGCGGAGGCGTTCCTCGTGCGGGACGAGACGCCCAAGGACGCCGACGCGGAAGCGGCCGATGAGCCCCGACTCGCCGCGCCCGAGGACGCCGTCGCGGCCGTCGAGCGCGCGCTTCAGGTGACGAACGACTACGGCCGGGTCGCGGTCCGCGCCCGCGACGAGGGGCTCGCGGGGCTGCGTGAGGAGTCGCTGCGCGTGGGCCGACCCGTTCAGGCGATGCTCGCGCAGGCGGGCACCGCGACCGACGCGGTCGACGCGTTCGGCGAGGTCGCCGTCGAGACGAAGTTCGACGGCGCCCGCGTTCAGGTTCACTACGATCCCGGAACCGACGGCGATTCGGCGCTCGGCCCGCGCCTCTACTCGCGGAACATGGACGACGTGACCGAAGCGCTCCCGGAGATCGTCGAGTTCGTCGCCGAGCGCGTCGACGTCCCCGCCATCCTCGACGGCGAGGTCGTCGCGGTCGACGAGGAGGGCAACCCGCTCCCGTTCCAGGAGGTGCTGCGGCGGTTCCGCCGGAAGCACGATGTCGACCGCATGCGCGAGACCGTCTCCCTGCGGCTCCACGCCTTCGACTGCCTCCACGCCGACGGCGACGACCTGCTCGATCGCCCCCTCCGCGACCGTCACGAGCGGCTCCGGAGGGTCCTTCCGGACGCGGCCGCGGACCTCACGCTCGCCGACGACCCGAGGGCGATCGCGGCCGCGGAGCGGACCGCCCTCGACGCGGGCCACGAGGGAGTCATGCTGAAGAACCCGGACGCGGCGTACACGCCCGGCGACCGGGGCCGCGACTGGCTGAAGCGCAAGCCGGACGTGGAGACGCTCGACGCCGTCGTCGTCGGCGCCGAGTGGGGCGAGGGGCGCCGCGCCGAGCTGTTCGGCACGTTCCTGCTCGCGGTTCGCGCGGAGGACGACGCGAGCGACGCCCCGGACCGCGACGCGGCCGACCGCGACGACGACGACCTCGCGCCCGCGGGTTACGCCACGGTCGGGAAGGTGGCGACGGGGATCACGGACGAGGCGCTCGCGGATCTCACGGAGCGGTTAGAGCCCCACGTCGTCGACGAGACGGGGACGACAGTCGCGTTCGACCCCGAACTGGTGGTCGAGGTCGGCTACGAGGATATCCAGACCTCGCCGACGTACTCGGCCGGCTACGCCCTCCGGTTCCCCCGGTTCGTCGGCGTCCGCGAGGACAAGGGCGTCGACGACGCCGACTCGCTCGCCCGGGTCCGCCGGCTCGCCGGCGACGACTGA
- a CDS encoding MBL fold metallo-hydrolase, with protein MTVRYEEFAVEWLGYATARLETDAGPVVYTDPGRYGVLDDYWARDGDLVVVTHDHHYDSDGIRSVATEDATLVIYEAVDPAGIDRDVEPIDALAADYDVVRVGEEERVDVDTPAGDVTVWSVPAHNDPEGPNADADGSVAHPPGFGCGFLLSLGGRTVFWPGDSDALDGFAELDVSVFLANIGGGGIVADRHEAADLAEAMDPDLVVPIHYDTFELLEADGEAFAGDVASRSVPVALDARSANQ; from the coding sequence ATGACGGTCCGCTACGAGGAGTTCGCGGTGGAGTGGCTTGGCTACGCGACGGCGCGGCTGGAGACGGACGCGGGGCCGGTCGTCTACACCGACCCCGGCCGCTACGGCGTCCTCGACGACTACTGGGCGCGCGACGGCGACCTCGTCGTCGTCACCCACGACCACCACTACGACAGCGACGGGATCCGGTCGGTCGCGACGGAGGACGCGACGCTCGTGATCTACGAGGCGGTCGACCCGGCCGGCATCGACCGCGACGTGGAGCCGATCGACGCGCTCGCGGCCGACTACGACGTGGTCCGTGTCGGCGAGGAGGAGCGCGTCGACGTCGACACGCCCGCCGGCGATGTCACGGTGTGGTCCGTCCCCGCGCACAACGACCCCGAGGGGCCGAACGCGGACGCGGACGGCTCGGTCGCGCACCCGCCCGGATTCGGCTGCGGCTTCCTCCTGTCGCTCGGCGGCCGCACCGTCTTCTGGCCCGGCGACTCGGACGCGCTCGACGGCTTCGCCGAGCTCGACGTCTCCGTCTTCCTCGCGAACATCGGCGGGGGTGGCATCGTCGCCGACCGACACGAGGCGGCCGACCTGGCCGAGGCGATGGACCCCGACCTCGTCGTCCCGATCCACTACGACACCTTCGAGCTGCTCGAAGCGGACGGCGAGGCGTTCGCGGGCGACGTCGCGAGCCGGTCGGTCCCCGTCGCGCTCGACGCGCGCTCGGCGAATCAGTAG